The window TTGTTGGCGATGTGATACATTTTTCCGTGTATCAGATTTGAGTCGCGGGTTGTGCGGATTTCGACCTTCTCTTTTATCCATTCGGCGCAGGCTTTGGCAATCGGTTTCTGTCGGAGCTGCTGGTTGAGTGCTAAGCCTGTGTCTGTTATATCAAACGCTTTTGTATCTGTGTTATTCGGATCCATACGTTTGACGAAATCGGGGTCACCGAAAAGAAAACGGAGTTTCTCTATTTTGTGAAGGGAGTGTTGCATCTTTTCATAGGCGTAGATGGTGAAGTAGGCGGATACAATGGAGAGTGCGGAGCCGTTCTTAATTTCCTGTTGTAGAAAGTCGTGGACTGTTTCACGGAGAAGGTTGTCTCGGATACCGGATTTTAGGTGTGCGTTTTTGTTTGACGGGGTTGCCATGATTTCCTCCGGTAGTTTGTTGATGCTTTGCATTATAGCGTAACGCCGAGAAGATGTCAAGGAGAACAGGATCATTGTTCTTAAGCAGTGTTTGCAATTTACTGCACTTTAGGGTATAATTAAGAGGGAATGTTTTAAACATAGTGAAACTGTAGATAAAGGGATAAGGTTTCCAAAATTTGTTGTTAGAAGAAAGCCCTGTAACGGCAAAATACTTGTAAAGGAATTTATCTGTCTTATGTCAACTAAAGTAGGTATTAACGGTTTCGGTCGGATTGGTCGGAACGCCTTTCGCGCGGCACTGCAAAATCCAGCGTTAGATATAGACTTCGTGGCCATCAACGACTTGACGAACCCTGAAACGCTCGCACACCTTCTCGAATACGACTCTATTCACGGCATTTTGTCCGACGACATCTCCGCGACAGACGACAGCCTTGTGGTAAACGGAAAAGAAATACGTGTTCTCGCTGAGCGGGATCCGGGTAATCTGCCGTGGGGTGACTTCGGCGTGGATGTCGTTATCGAATCCACCGGCTTCTTCACAGACCGAGTAGATGCTGAGAAACATATCACCTCTGGTGGCGCGAAAAAAGTGATTGTCTCCGCACCCGCAAAAGGTGAGGACATCACGATTGTGATTGGTGTGAATGACGATAAATACGATAAGTCAGAACATCACGTCATCTCTAACGCCTCGTGTACAACAAACTGCCTCGCACCGGTTGCGAAGGTACTGCACGAAGAGTTTGGAATTGAAAGCGGTCTGATGACGACGATTCACGCCTATACGGGTGACCAACGGGTTCATGACTTCCCGCATTCCGATATGCGTCGCGCCCGTGCGGCGACCCTCTCGATGATTCCAACGACAACGGGTGCTGCTGTCGCTGTTGGAAAAGTGCTTCCAGAATTGAACGGAAAACTCGACGGTTTCGCAATCCGTGTCCCGACGCCAAACGTTTCCGTGGTTGATCTTACTGTTGATCTCAAGGAGAGACCGGACGCTGAAGCCGTCAACGCTTCGCTAAAAGCAGCAGCAGAGAACAGCTTAGACGGCATCCTCGGTTATTCAGAGCTTGACCTCGTTTCAGCGGATTTTAATGGGAATAAACTCTCCTCCGTTCTCGACGCGCCTTTCACGAAGGTGATTGAAGATGGGCTGATTAAAGTCCTTTCATGGTATGACAACGAATGGGGTTACTCCAATCGTCTTGTCGAACTCGCAGCGCGTGTGCTTTAAGAAGCAATCAGCAGTCAGCCGTCGGCAATCAGCAAAGAACAAGTTATGGTATGTAAGCACCAGGCAACTGCCATACACTGGCAGCCGACAGTCATTACTC is drawn from Candidatus Poribacteria bacterium and contains these coding sequences:
- the gap gene encoding type I glyceraldehyde-3-phosphate dehydrogenase; the encoded protein is MSTKVGINGFGRIGRNAFRAALQNPALDIDFVAINDLTNPETLAHLLEYDSIHGILSDDISATDDSLVVNGKEIRVLAERDPGNLPWGDFGVDVVIESTGFFTDRVDAEKHITSGGAKKVIVSAPAKGEDITIVIGVNDDKYDKSEHHVISNASCTTNCLAPVAKVLHEEFGIESGLMTTIHAYTGDQRVHDFPHSDMRRARAATLSMIPTTTGAAVAVGKVLPELNGKLDGFAIRVPTPNVSVVDLTVDLKERPDAEAVNASLKAAAENSLDGILGYSELDLVSADFNGNKLSSVLDAPFTKVIEDGLIKVLSWYDNEWGYSNRLVELAARVL